The window atttttaaaagatattgtTCACATGTGGAACCAAATGTGCCCAAATCAACCGCCGCCGCCACCACCACAACCGCCTCCACCACCACAACCGCCACCTCCTCCGTCACCGCCTCCGCCGTCACCCCCGCCACCACTGCAAATGTCACCGCAACAACCGCAATCAACGCCACCAGCATCATCACGTTTTTTGCGACGACCAGAAGATGAATCGTCGTCGCTGCCACATGCAAATATAACCATTGATATAATAGAAAGAGATATCACAATCATGCACAATAAGAGGAACCCGCTTCCAAATGTACCAACAGATGAAAGACTATTATCAACACTATCACCAATGATAAACTTTCGCACCATTTTTAATCTTCAACCTCtataaaatgaacttttattgaTAGTTTGGAAAACCTCAAATGGATGCATCAATATTTATATACCCAGCCCACAAGAGTACTTTGAATATTCATTCTTTGTTgtttttttcaactaatttctaatatatattttatttaagtgtgAAATCATTTTATGAATAGGTGTCACAAAGAATTTGACtccataaaaaaaatcttcattGTAATGGTCACATCATAGAAGTCAACATAAATCCCGTCTATCTTCTTAGAAACTTCACTATTTTagtgattttttataaatagtatatattaataaataaatgttcttaaaaagaatatattttttcttcttgatCCTTCCTATAgcatattttttcttcttgatCCTTCCTATAGCGGTTTAGTATACGAGagttttattttatcacttaGATTTGAGTTGATGTTGTATTTTTTGGGGTCGACACCATTTTTAGTCAAATCGGATTTGTCGTCTCAGAAATTTGTAATCTGAACCATACTCTCAACTCTTGGTGAGTCGTTTGCTGTTTATACTTTCCGATTGTTTTTAGTGATATTGAGGTTGTGTCGTCATTCTTCTACagcaaataaaatgaaattgtcaaaatttaaagttaattcTCAATTGTTCAATAATGACTTATTTGAAATTTCATGTGTAGACTGTGTTACATGTAAACtaacttaatttatataagttcCTCATTGTTTTATCATATATGGTCATATTATCATTTATCATAATTTGTTTCCACATTGTTTACTAACCCAAGATAACGTGATAGGGATAATTTGGGATAATTTAGTCTGATGGCAggttctattattttaaaaaaaataattaaatttttggattttttatttgttcatagTTTGGTTAAGCTTCTCTAGTTAGGTTTTGGCTAGCTATAAAGAATTAGTACAGGTTTAATAAGAGTTTTGGTTAAAAGAAAGAGTTTTGGTCTCATTTTCACGCCTTACAGTTTTTGGTCTAATATTGCATTTTTCGGACCAGACTCGTTAGGGCCTCTATCGTTTGAATGATGCCTTCGAATTGATGTCAAAGTACTCCTCATGTCACGATGAATATTTTCATCTGTTCAAATATTTCGAAGGTGGATGCCGAATACAGGGATTCCCAAAAGCCCTTGTTTGACGTTACTGTTCTGGTTAGGGGTGGAAGATGAAGCTGTGCACCGCACCTGTGACCGAGGCCCGCTCCCGCACCGCGTCCAATGCCGTGAACCACCCTGTGACCCGACCTAATGACTTTAAGACCTATtacttttcaatttaatttaattgtattattttgttgtttaatgcgtcttaataatttttataaaatccagaaaagtaaaaatattgttaaaataatatatttaacaaaatataaaaaattgcatTTTGCTTAGTGTCTTTTTGGCTCTTTATTgaacatttgattttatttatctataatttgacgactttaaaaattccaaaaaataaatcacaattgattatttataattataaaattaatttgtatgtataattaattttaattcctttttttaatttattttttcaattttccaTAATCAATGcactatttttatttgttataaatagtTTTTGTTATCCTCATATTTAAGTTAGggcataaattaattattttagatggattagaacttaacaaaataatggATTAAAAAGTgtataagtatttaaaaaaaataattgacaaaGTATTTAGAGTATAAAACAGTATAATTTTTATGGGAACTTAGATTATTTTTCCAAAGGCATTAGTGTTTTACacgttaaattatttattttcataattttgtgaaaaaaaaatatgtgcaGACCAATAACATCTAAAGAATTTGTCAAAGCTTtgattgatttaatatattattttaaaatttgaatgagtttatttatttatttaaatatgatatcttaataaaacatattaaaaatttataaacgtATACAATTAGTCAATGctcaaatgttttatttataatcctCCTTAAACAACTTTGAACTACCTTGTTAAACAAACCTTTTAATGGGTTACGTTTGGAGAGCGGTCATTATTTGTATCTGTATTGTTTGTGCCTCTTCAAACTGACCACAAATAAAGCATATAGAATACtgttttttacaaataaataattgttttattttatatatatatatatatatatatatatatatatatatatatatatatatatatatatatatatatagaaaagtGAATTATAGTATTTTCTTCCAAAATTGTTCCACACCAATAAAGAATTTGACTACAGAGGGATTTAAAGTTATACAAACTTACAAGAAGGCAAGGGCACGCCGTGGTTTTGCCCAGTCGTGTCGTGTCTGAACACGCCTTATGCCTAACTAGCCGTGCTTGTAGTGTTCCTATTTTTCGTATAACTCCTTCAAGCACAATATAACACATAAATGTATAGTTTGACAAGTTAAAACAATTGTTTGACCGAAACTCAActgtaaaattattataaaactaatgAGGGTGAGAGATTTTAAA is drawn from Impatiens glandulifera chromosome 3, dImpGla2.1, whole genome shotgun sequence and contains these coding sequences:
- the LOC124928804 gene encoding glycine-rich cell wall structural protein 1-like — its product is MVRKFIIGDSVDNSLSSVGTFGSGFLLLCMIVISLSIISMVIFACGSDDDSSSGRRKKRDDAGGVDCGCCGDICSGGGGDGGGGDGGGGGCGGGGGCGGGGGG